The sequence GCCCCGGTACCGCCGCGCACGCGGACCACCGCCCGGCGGTCGATGGCCCGGCCGTCGCGTTCGATCGCGCATCCGGTGACCGTGAGGTCGCCCAGCAACAGCCGGACCACGTCGAGGGCGTTGGGGCCGTTGTCGGCCAGGCAGCCCCCGCCGCAGCGGGCGGGGTCCAAGTACCAGTCCTCGCCGCCGAGATGCTCCTCGATGCGCTCCAGGTACCGCACCCGGGCCGAACGGACCTCCCGGCCCGCGATCCGGCGCGCCAGATGGCGGACGGCCGTGTTGTAGCGGCGGTGGAACGCCGTCATCAGCGGAACCCCACCGCGGCGCGCCAGCTCCACCAGGACCCGCCCCTCGGCCGCGGTCAGGGCCAGCGGCTTCTCCACGCACACCGGGACACCGGCGTTCAACGCGTCACGGCACACGGGCAGATGGACATCGTTGGGGACGGCCACCACCAGGGCGTCCGGCCGGGCCTCGGCCAGCAGCACCCGGTGGTCGGTGAAGCGCGCCGCCGGGCCGGAGAACTCCTCCAGGGTCGTCGCGCGGGCGTCGCACACGGCGGTCAGCTCCCACGCGGGGAGCCGTTCGGCGGCGGCCAGATAGTAGGGGGAGATGGCGCCGAGGCCGATGACCCCGAGGCGCAGCGGCCGGTTCATCGGCGGCCCCCGAGCAGACCGAGGCTGGTCAGCTCCTCGTACAGATGCGGCGGCAGCGGGATGCCGTCGCGGCGGCGTTCGGCCGCGAGTTCCGCCTCCCACCAGCCCGGATAGCGCACCGGTTCGCCGTCGCGCACCGGCGGGCAGTCGGTGAGCGCGCCGAACAGGGACCGGGTCGTCGCCGCCACATCCGCGTCGGGGCGCAGCACCTGCGGGGCGATGGCGAGGAGGAAGAAGCCGATGTCGTCGTCGCTGCCGTGCGGCCGGCCGTCCCCCTCCAGCGCCGCGGGCGCGGGCCCGACGGCCGCACCGGAGACCACCGCGGCCAGCAGTTCCACGGCGATGCCGAGCCCGAAGCCCTTGTGCACGCCGGTCCGCGCGCTCCCGCCGAGCCAGCGCAGGAAGGCCTCGCCGCGGTCGAAGGCGGCCGGGTCGGTCACCGGCTCGCCCGCCGCGTCCTCCAGCCAGCCCGCGGGCACCGGCTCGCCGCGCCGGGCGGCGACCCGCACCTTCCCGGTGGGCGCGACCGTGGTGCTCATGTCCAGCAGGAATGGATGCCCGTCGAGCGCGGGCGCGGCGACGCTCAGCGGGTTGGTGCCGAGCATCGCGAGCGCGCCGCCCGGGGGCCGTGCGATGCGCTGGCCCCCGCAGTTGCTCGCGACCACGCCGATCATCCCGGCGTGCGCGGCGCGCGCGGCGTGGAACCCGGCGCACCCGAAGTGGGTCGCGCCGCGCACCGACA is a genomic window of Streptomyces sp. WP-1 containing:
- a CDS encoding Gfo/Idh/MocA family protein produces the protein MNRPLRLGVIGLGAISPYYLAAAERLPAWELTAVCDARATTLEEFSGPAARFTDHRVLLAEARPDALVVAVPNDVHLPVCRDALNAGVPVCVEKPLALTAAEGRVLVELARRGGVPLMTAFHRRYNTAVRHLARRIAGREVRSARVRYLERIEEHLGGEDWYLDPARCGGGCLADNGPNALDVVRLLLGDLTVTGCAIERDGRAIDRRAVVRVRGGTGAMASVELDWSYPGELKDVEVELTDGEVLGADMLAGHTAFKGSLWHEYEAILGEFAELVDGRGTAGPGAHGGLHALELVEAAYGCALPAARGVNR
- a CDS encoding Ldh family oxidoreductase, with protein sequence MTAPPAPRAAAERTPVLVDHAELHAALTDLFAAHGIPAARARLAADALCHGDLTGLDSHGVFNLGRLYLPLLAAGRCDPRAEPETVTDLGACAVVDARRALGLWAAAEAMDDAVARAARHGIGLVSVRGATHFGCAGFHAARAAHAGMIGVVASNCGGQRIARPPGGALAMLGTNPLSVAAPALDGHPFLLDMSTTVAPTGKVRVAARRGEPVPAGWLEDAAGEPVTDPAAFDRGEAFLRWLGGSARTGVHKGFGLGIAVELLAAVVSGAAVGPAPAALEGDGRPHGSDDDIGFFLLAIAPQVLRPDADVAATTRSLFGALTDCPPVRDGEPVRYPGWWEAELAAERRRDGIPLPPHLYEELTSLGLLGGRR